CGTGATCAGCTTTTCGCATTCGAAGGTGATCGCCTCGCAATGGGCGCGCAGCACCGGCACGCGCACGCAGGTGACGCCGATGGCGATCTTGTCATCCTCGAAGATCTTGCGGGTCTCCTTGATGACCTTGGTCTCTTCGTCGTTATAGCCGGTCTCGGGATCAACAGCCGTGTTGTGGCTGAACAGGTTGAAGGCGTAGGGGTGCGGGATCGCCTTGGGCTGGAAGGCGCGGCCTTCGAGATGAGCGCGGGTCGATTCCACCAGCTCCTGCATCACGGCGGCACCGCCGCCGCTCGCCGCCTGATAGGTCGACAGGATGACGCGCTTGATGCGGTTCTGCCGGTGGATTGGCCACAGCGGCACCAGCGCGGTGATCGCCGAACAGTTCGGGACGGCGATGATGCCCTTGTGCTCCCGGATGCGGCCCGCGTTGATCTCCGGGATCACCAGCGGCACGTTCGGGTCCATGCGGAAAGCCGAGGAATTGTCGATCACGACCGCGCCGGCCCTGACGGCCGCAGGTGAGAACTTCCAGGAGGTGCTGCTACCTGCCGAGAACAGCGCGATGTCGACGCCCTCGAACGACTTTTCGGTGAGCTCCTCGATCACGATCCTCTCGCCCCGGAAATCGACGGTCTTGCCGGCCGAGCGGGCGCTCGCCAGCGCCTTGAGCTTGCGCACGGGAAAACCGCGCCGGTTCATGGTGGCGATGAATTCGGCGCCGACAGCGCCGGTAACGCCGGCAATGGCAACAACGGGTTCGTGGCTCACGGGTCTATCCTCTTTGGTTGAGCATCAATGCTGCGGGCAATAAAAAAGCCCCGGTCCTTTTCAGGCGGGGCTTCGGTTCAGATAACGCGATCGTTCGACTACGCGCGCACGGCTCCCGAGCCCCCGGAGGGTGCTTTGGTTTTCGCGGTCGCTTTGGTCGAAGTCGTCATGGGGCGGACTTATGCGGCAGCTTTGAACTGCCGTCAACGGGTTTTGGCCTCATCCGCGGCTGCAACGGGGGCAGACGAGCCCCATCATCGCCGCCCTGCCGCGCCGGGAGGCTCGAGGATCACCTCCTTCAGGTCGCTGCCACTCATGACGACGATTGCGAAATTCAGCCGGCCGCGTTCGCGGATCAGGCCGCCGCTGATGGCCTTGCCCGACGCCGCCTGCTCGGCCACGCGAATGGCATCCGCCAGGCGGTGCCGGATCGTTCTGAGGGCAGCGAGGTTGCTGCGGTCCTCGGCATCAAGTTCCTTCAGGGGCAGGGCAGCTTCGCCGCCGACGATCTTGCCGGTCCTGGCGTCGATGGCGTGGTGCCAGACGCGGTCATTGTGAAGGGTCTTTACCCGGTAGACCGGTGCATCCGATGCGCCGTCGAAGCTGACATCGGCGGTCGTCGCGCCGGCATGCAGGGCTTCGGCGATGGCCATCGCCTGGCTCAGCGAGACAGCCGACCCGCGGAAAAGCGCAAGCTCGCGGCTGACCGCCTGCTGGTCGGACGCGGCGCCATCGCCGGCCTCATTGCCGAGCGAGGCTGGCTCGCTGATCGGCGACGCGATGGCATAGGCCGGGGCAGGGAGGATGATCGCCACCAGGGCGATTGCAAGCAACTGTCTCCAACATCTCGGCGTACGCATGTTTGCAGTCTCCATCCTTGAGCCTGTCTCTAACGGCCGAGGGGCCGGATCGTCTTGTACAAAAATGCGGCCGACCCCTTGGAGGTATATGGGTCGGCCGCGGAACGTCGCAAACGGGGCTGTACCACCGTTTGCGGCGATCGAAGCGGCGCGAGCCCCGCCGGGACTGGAGAGCAGGAACCCGCACTTCGCTTATAACAAAACCATACCGTATCGTTTTGTTTCGGTCAAGGATGCCGCCGTGCCGTCCCGCGCGCAAAACTCCGTTCTCACGGAATTGTCAGCGAGAAGGGCGCCGCCGAATGGTTCCCTTGGGGATGGACTGAACGCGGCTCGATGGCCCAAGCGCACCGGCCAGGAACAGCCTGATCGCCGAGCGCATGCGTTTTTCGGCGGACTTCATTTCCAGCGGCGTTCCGAACGTCGCCATGCGGTGCGTGTGACCGACGACCACGTCGAGAAAGACCTCAGCCGCGATGCCGGTGTCCTCGACGTCCATGGCGCCTTGTGCGACCAATTTATCAAAGAAGCGCGCGGTCGTGGACACGGCCTTCAACCAGCCTTCCTCCTTGCCGAGTTTGGCAATGTCGGGAAAGTTGATGGCCTGTGACGTCATCATGCGGCTGAACGCGACGGCATCGGGTCCGCAGGTAAACATCAGCATCTCGCGCCCGACCTCGATCAGGCGCTGCTCGACTGAAATGTCCGAGGAACGCGTGAGCTGCATCTCCGCCGCTTCGGCAAGCGGAGCAAGCCAGCGCGCAATTTCGCGCCTCAGCACCTCCGCAAACAGCCCGCGCTTGTCGCCGTAGCGCGAATAGACGGTGGGCTTGCTGACCCGGGCTGCTTCCGCAACCGCATCGAGCGAGGTCGCATCGTAGCCCCGGTCCAGGAAAAGACGGGTGGCAACTTCGATCAGCCGCTGATCGCGCTCGATGGCGGCGCTTTTCGTCGGCCGGCCGCCGCGCGATTTTGAAATGTCTCGTCTTGCCGGTCTGGCCTTGGTCGCAGTCAATCCCATGCCCATTGATTCCTGCGCGGTCGTGATATCAGTCATTGTTCTATAACGCGCTGTAGGAGGGGCGTCATCGCCAATCTGGCCGAATTGGCCATGTCATCAACGGTCCAGGTAGCTCGTCGTTCCGCTCCTGCGTGGTTCACGGAAGCGTCGAGACCCAGGCCCGGCCCGACGCAGCCTTCTCATAGCCATGCTGATAAAGGGCGCGCATATAGGCGGTGTCGAATCCCTCCGAGCGCGATGCGGGATAGTCGCGCTCAATATAGGACAGATGGAAGCCCCATCGATTGCGCTTGGCGAAATCGTAGGTGGAGAAGATGACCGAGCGCGTCTGTGACTGGGTGATCGACGACAGGCTGCGTGAGGCGACATCGAGCGTGCTGTTGGACACGAGCTCAAAAGTTCGTTCGAGCTTCTTGTTGACGAGGATGTAGATGTTCATCCGGCTGTTTCCGGGCAGACGGCCCTGGAAGAGCAGGGCATCCGGCAACGTCAGGACCGGAGCGGTCACGCCGCCGTCGACATGCATCTCCTCAAAGCGCCGGCCCTGGCCCTCGGCTTCGATCAGGATCGGCGGGAAGACCAGGGGAATGCTGGCCGAGGCCGCCATCACGTCGCGAAACAGGACCAGCGCCTCCGGTGAACCGACGGCAGCGATTTTCCCCATGTCCCAAACGACCGTGCGTTGGGTGTCGAGATCGGTCGTCACCACGAGCAGTTTTCGGCCCTTGGCATTTTCGCGTGCAACGGCGGCCAGGATCTCCGGCCCGACATAGCGGGCCACCAGCTCGCGCAGTCGCTTGTTGCCGAACAGACCGGACCCGAACAGCACGCGGATGATGCTGGGATCATCGAGCAGGCTCGAAGCTATGCCGCTGGTATAGACCTCCCGCAGCGTGTCGTCGTATTGGGATCCGAGAAACGCAAAGGGCGCAATCAGGCCGCCGGTGCTTACGCCTGAGACGACCGAGAAGGTCGGGCGGGTGCCGGCTGCGGTCCAGCCGTTCAACACGCCCACGCCATAGGCGCCATCGGCGCCGCCGCCGGAGAGCGCAAGATAGGTCCTGCTCGAGGAGAGGTCGTCTTTCTCGAAACGGAATTTTGTGACGGGTTCGTCGGTGTAGCGCCGCAGGCCGTCGAGCTCGAGCACACGGGAGCCAGAGGCCTCCGCAGCGCTGTAGGGCGTCCGCGGCAGGGACGTGCAGGCGGCGAGCGCGAGGCTGCACAGCAGGACGGCTGACCGGAGCAGGCGTGAGCCTGTCCTCCCAGTCCGGCCGTCGGAGCGGACTGATCCAGTCAGGAAAGAGGGGAAGGGCATTCGCCGTCAGTCACCGTACACACGCACTTGCCGCCGCCGGCCTCATCGCTAGCGGCGTTTCGTGCCCCGTTCATAAAACTATACGGTATCGTTTTGTTTAACAAGCGGGAGGCTGAGGCGCCCGGGCGGCTCAATTGTGTCCGGCGTGGGACACGGGCTTTTCGCCCACCCATACGCGCTTTTTAGTGTTTACCTGGCGCCTTAGCGCCAGGCTGCCGGCTCGCAGGGAGGATTATTCCACGGACCTCCGGCAAACTGGCCACTGTCTGGAGCCCGGACGCAGTGAACGACGCGGGAGGGAGGGATGGCTGCGCCGTTTCTGTCGCGCCACGCCGCCCTGGTGCGGGTTGCCGGTTCGCAGGGAGGATTATTCCACGGACCTCCGGCAAACTGGCCAGTGTCTGGAGCCCGGATGCAGTGAACGACGCGGGAGGGATGGATGGCTGCGCCGTTTTTGTCGTACCATGCCGCCATGGCCGGATTAGCGAACATGGCCGCGGCGATCAGTCCTAGCGAAACAAGCTTCTTACTCATTTGCGCGTCTCCATATGATATCAGTGATGGAACGACTGCGACGAGAGACATCATCAAGTGTTGATCTATATCAACCTCGTTCCCGAATACGGCGGCTGATGACCGCTCTGGGTCATCGCTACTGAAATAGGGTATCCGCGCGACGTCCGCTTTCCTCCCAATAGCTACCGTAATATCGCGCCAACTGAGGCAAAGTGCCGAGTTTTATCCAGCTGCAAGGGAGCCCGAGTGTTTCCGTGTTGGGCACCAAGCGTCAGATTTCATCCACTGGGCGGTTGATTGGCCGTTCTCGGCACGCAATAAGCAGCGCCATGAGTCTTCCCAATCATTTCGAATTACTCGCCACCAATGGCGCAGCCCGCAGCGGCCGCCTGACGACGCCGCATGGCGTGGTGCAGACGCCTGCCTTCATGCCGGTCGGCACCGCCGGCGCGATGAAGGGCATGCACTGGCGCGAGGTGCGCGATGCCGGCGCCGATATCGTGCTCGGCAACACCTATCATCTGATGCTGCGGCCGGGCGCCGAGCGCATCGCCGCGCTCGGCGGCCTGCAGACCTTCACCGGCTGGAACGGGCCGATGCTGACGGACTCCGGCGGCTTCCAGGTGATGTCGCTGTCCGACCTGCGCAAGGTCAGCGAGCGCGCCGTGACCTTCCGTTCGCATATCGACGGCGCCAAGGTCGAGCTGTCGCCGGAGCGTTCGATCGAGGTGCAGCGGCTGCTCGGCGCCGACATCGCCATGCAGATGGACGAGTGCGTGCGGCTGCCTGCGGAGCGCGCCGACATCGAGCGCGCGATGCGGCTGTCGCTGCGCTGGGCCGAGCGCAGCAAGCGCGCGTTCGAGACCGCGCCCGATGGTTACATGCTGTTCGGCATCGTGCAGGGCGGCGACATTCCCGAGATGCGCCATATCAGTGCGCGCGGACTGGTCGAGATCGGTTTTCATGGCTACGCGATCGGCGGGCTTGCGGTCGGCGAGCCGCAGGCGGTGATGCTGTCGATGATCGAGGAAACCGCGCCGGCGCTGCCGGCCGATCGCCCGCGTTACCTGATGGGCGTCGGCACGCCCGAGGATCTGATGGAGGCGGTGGCGCGCGGCATCGACATGTTCGACTGCGTGCTGCCGACCCGGAACGGGCGCCACGGCATGGCGTTCACCCGCTTCGGCCAGATCAATCTGCGCAACGCCCGCCATGCCGAAGATCCGCGGCCGCTCGATGAGGAAAGCGAATGGCCGTCAGCGCGCAACTATTCTCGCGCCTATCTGCATCATCTGGTCAGGTCAGGAGAAACACTCGGCGCGATGCTGCTGTCGGAAATCAACGTGGCGTATTACCAGCACCTGATGCGGGGCATGCGCGAGGCGATCGCAAACGGCACGTTCGAGACATTCCAAAAACAAACGCGCGCCGGATGGGAGCGCGGTGACATCGTTCCGCGATAGAATCTATTTTTAATTTGACGCGATTTCTTTACGCGAACCGGGAGCCACTTCGCTCGAAAACGCTATGCCGTCAATTACAGGCGAACCTCTTGACCGAATGCTTGGTCACGAAGCCGTAACCGCAGGTGTCGCAGGTCCAGAGATAGCTGATCACATGATCGTTGAGATAGGCGGAAGCTTCCGCCGCCACCATGGTGTCGGCACACACGGGGCACGTCGGCAAATCACAGCCACGCGGATCGGGCCGATACGCTGCGGGCGACAGGAGTTCAGCAATTCCTGACATCGTGACCTCACCTCTGGTTCAGCTCACGACCAAAGTATAAGCAGAAACCTTTGACGATGTCGCAACACAAATGCGTTGATTTCACGTTATTTAGCGACTTTCTTGTTTTGCGATGCAGCGAATTCTTCGCGCCCGCAATTCCGGCTTGCGCGTCGAGGCGACCGCCTCCTAAGTATGGAAAACCGCTTATTCCCCGCACATGATCGCTTATGGGAGTGTTGAGATGGATGCGTCGTCAGCCGCGAGTGCAGTGCAACGTCCGGGGCGGGGTCGGGTTTTCGACTCCATCGTCGATGCGATCGGTGACACCCCGATCGTCCGCTTGCGCAAATTGCCGGAGGCGCATGGTGTTAGCGCAACCATCCTGGCCAAGCTCGAATACTTCAATCCCGCCGCGAGCGTGAAGGACCGCATTGGCGCGGCGATGGTGATCGCGATGGAGAAGGCCGGCGTGATCAATGCCGATACGGTGCTGATCGAGCCGACGTCAGGCAACACCGGCATCGCGCTGGCGTTTGTTGCGGCCTCGCGCGGCTACCGGCTGAAGCTGGTGATGCCGGAGTCGATGTCGATCGAGCGGCGCAAGATGCTGGCCTTCCTCGGCGCCGAGATCATCCTGACGCCGGCAGCCCAGGGCATGAAGGGTTCGATCGCGACCGCGGAGGAACTGGTACGCACCACGCCCAACGCGGTAATGCCGCAACAGTTCAAGAACCTCGCCAACCCCGAAATTCACCGCCGCACCACGGCGGAAGAAATCTGGAACGACACCGGCGGCAACATCGATTTCTTTGTTGCAGGCGTCGGCACCGGCGGCACCATCACCGGCGTCGGACAGGTGCTCAAGCCGCGCAAACCGTCGTTGCAGATCGTCGCCGTCGAGCCGGAGGAAAGCCCGGTACTGGGCGGCGGGCAACACACGCCGCACAAGATTCAGGGGATCGGCGCCGGCTTCATTCCGGACATCCTGGATCGATCGGTCATCGACGAGATTGTCAGGGTCAACGGGCCGACGGCGATTGAAACCTCGCGCGCCCTGGCGCGCATGGAAGGCATTCCCGGCGGCATTTCCTCGGGCGCGGCGATCGCGGCGGCACTCGAGATCGGCAAAAGGCCCGGGAGCGCCGGCAAGACCATTCTCGCCATCGTGCCGTCATTCGCCGAGCGTTATTTATCAACCGCACTGTTTGAAGGAATCTAGCGATGGCAGACCAGCCGCGGCGGCCGAGAACCCTGAACGACGCGCGCACCGAGGCCGAGGCGGCGTTCAAGCGCACGACCACCAAGGTCGCGGAAGCGCCGCCGAAAACGCCCGCGCTGCCCGGCGTGAGGGAATTGGTATCGCTGCGCATCGATCAGGACGTGCTGGAATATTTCCAGGAAGGCGGTCCCGGCTGGCAGGACCGCATCAACGAGGCGCTGCGAAAGGCTGCGGGAAAATAAATCGCCGCGAGCACGCATTTTGATTTTGCGAAGCGCATAATGAAAATGAAAAAGGCCCGGGATGAACCCGGGCCTTTTTGCAGATGGATCGCGTGCGCCTTAGCGCAGCATGCCGCCCATGACGCCGCCGATGAAGCGCCCGGCGCCGGCGGGATCAGGACCGCTGTTGTTGTAGTGCCGCTGCGGCTGGGGTTGGGCCTGCTGACTAGCACCAGTGTTGGCGCGGCGCTTGGGCCGCTCCTCATCCGAACTCGCGGTCGGCGGGGCCGCGACGATCTCGCTCAGCAGCGCCTTGTGCTGCAGCCTGTTGAGGTAGCCGCTCTTGGGATAGCCGCGGGCGGCTTGCCAGCGCGTGATCACACCGCGGGTGGCCTGATCGAACTGGCCAGTGGCCTTGATGTCGAAGCCGAGCCCGGTGAGGCGGCGCTGCACGTCGCGCCGCTGGCCCTTGTCGAGGCCGATCTGATCCTCGGTGGTCTGGTCCGCTTCCTCCTTGAAGGTCGCGGGATCGACGCCCGTGGTCAGGTTGCGGGTGGCGTCGGGTTTGGGACCGGACTCAAGCGATGCGATGCGCGACAAGGCCAGCGAACGGAACTGACCGTTGGGATAGTTGCTCAGATAGGCGTTGAGTTCTTCCGGCTTGTTGGAATCCTTGATCGAGCGCCAGAACTCCAGTTCCACGTCCGATGCCTTTGAAGGTCCCGCTGCCGGTGTCGCAGCCGCCACGGCGCCGGGCGCGGGCGCGCCGTTCAGATAGACCGAACCGATCAGGTTGGTGTGCCCCCAAGGCAATTGTCCCTTGTTGGTCTCTTCGTTGACCTGGGCGCGGACCTTGGTCATCGCCTGCTGGATCTCGGCGCCGGGCTGGGTGAGGTTGGCGAGCAGGGCGCGGGTGAACGGGCTGTTGGAGCCTTCCTGGCCGTCGAGCGCGGTCTGGCCCGGGCCGGTTGCGAACGCGATCAGCGTGCCTTCGCCGGATTTCATTTCGGCCAGACCCGTCTGCACGTTGACGCTGCGGGTCGCGGAGTTCGACTTGATCTTGGCCGCAAACGGGTTGTCGCGGCAGGCATCGAGGAACACCAGCTTGACCTTGGCGTCGCCCATGGTCTGCTCGAGCGTGAGGTCGATGTTGATCGCCGCGCCGAGCTTGACGTCCATTTCGGATTTGATGTCGGCGTCGATCGGCAGCAGATAGTTGGTGCCGGAGATGGCAATGCCGTGACCGGCATAGAAGAACAGCGCGACGTCGGCGCCTTGCGCCTTCTTGCCGAAGTCGAGCAGCCGCTCGGTCATCTTGTCGCGCGTGAGATTGGAGCCCTCGACCACTTCGAATCCGACATTGCGCAGGGTCGCGGCGATCGCCTTCGCATCGACCGACGGATTCGGCAGCGGGGCTACGTTCTTGTAGGCGCCGTTACCGACGACAAAGGCCACGCGCTTGTCGGCGCTGGCGGTGCCCGCCGTAAGGACCATGCACATGACGGACAGAATGAGGGTTGGGTAGCGCATAGGAAATCCCCCTGAAGAATCGATAAAGGCTTTGGTTCTAACGCTAGACGGACAGTACAGAAAATCGCCCGCTTCGCGCCACAAAAAAGCGGTGCGACGACCAAATCCGGCGCCATCCGTTACCGATGCGCCACGCGCCGTCGCGTGATCCAGATCACAGCCAGGCAAATAAAATTCAGCTTGGGGCGGACGCCTTAGTCGAAGGATTCGGTTTCAGGTTCAACAGATTGCCGGTGAGAATCAGCGCAGCGCCGAGCACGGTGAACAGATCCAGCCGTTCCGAATAGATCAGCCAGCCGGCGGCAGCGGTCAGGGGAACCCGCAGGACGTCCATCGGGATCACCACGGTAGCGTCGGCATGCAGCATCGCCCGCGCCATGCAGTAGTGGGAAAACGTGGAGAGCCAGCCGGCCATCCACAGCGCGGCCAGGGTTTTGGATTGGGTGCGGTCCATTCGGGAAGCTTGAGGGGTTGGGGCAGGCCGGTATCGGCGAGCGCGCCACAATTTGCAATGTGCATGTGCGGCGGGGCAGCGATGGGCGGTGTCGCAATTTCGCTGTGGGAGCGGCTGCCGGTTCAGTGCTAAGGAGCGCCGTCATTCCGGGGCGATGCGAAGCATCGAACTATGATGTGCTATTGCACATCGGAGAATCTCGAGATTCCCCGATGCGCAATTGCGCATCTGGGGTCTGGTCCTTCGGACCATCCCGGAATGACCAAGAGGGAGGAATCTACGCATGCGTATCTTGCAACCGGCCGAATGGTCGAAACCCCGCGGCTTCTCGCACGGTGTCGAGGTCGACGGCCCCGGCAAATGGATCGTGCTGGCCGGCCAGACCGGCGGCGACGAGAAGGGCGATTATGCCCCGGACATGGCGGCGCAGGTCGGCACGGCGCTGAAGCGCATCATCAAGCTGCTTGGAGAAGCCGGCGCGGGACCGGAGCACATTGTCCGCCTGACCTGGTACCTGACCAGCCGCAGCGAATACGAAGCTGCAGGTGCGGGCATCGGCGCGGCCTGGAAGGAAACACTCGGGCGCAATTTTCCGCCATCGACGCTGCTCTACATCGACGGGCTGGTCGACGTCAGGGCCAAGGTCGAAATCGAAGTCACCGCCTACGTGCCCAAGGCTTAGTGCAAAGGCTTAGTGCAAAGGGTTAGTGCAAAGGCTTAGTGCCCAAGGCGCAACCAGACATCAAGGACCGGCCGCTTTCCACGTGAGGCGCGCCGGAAAAGACAAAAGGATATCGTGAGCCAATGACCAATCGATCGACCTCTGCCGACTTCGTGACCGCCTTCGCAACCGGCTGGCCCGAGCACCAGCCCGACATCATGGTGTTGTCGCTGACCACGCAGCGCGGCGTGCTGGATTTTGCGTTCAACAAGGAGCAGGCTTTGTTGATCGCCAAGACGATCAAGGAGACCGCGGCGAAGCTCGAAAAGCCGAAGACGAGTTAGGCTGCCGATCGCCAAGCCCCGAAGCTGTCGTCGCCCGCGAAAGCGGGCGATCCAGTATTCCAGAGACGGCGGTGATTGAACCGAGAAGCGGCGGCGCACTGGATACCCGCTTTCGCGGGTATGACGACTGCGGCCTATTACTTCGACAGGGTAATATTGGCGGCGCGGAACTGGCTGTCGGCCCTCATGGCGATCGACTGCTTGTTGCCGGTGGTCTTCAACGAGATGTTGGAACTGAAACCGGCCGCCTGGGCGATCACCTGGAAGCTGCCGTTGGCGCCACGACCCTGAATGTTGCCGCCGACATTACGGCTGGTTTCGCTCCAGTTGCCGGTAACCTCGCCGCCTTGTGCGACCACCGCTGCCAACAGATTGAACCTGTAGGCGTCGCTGGCGCAGGTGAGGCTCATGT
This portion of the Bradyrhizobium sp. AZCC 2262 genome encodes:
- a CDS encoding TetR/AcrR family transcriptional regulator; amino-acid sequence: MGLTATKARPARRDISKSRGGRPTKSAAIERDQRLIEVATRLFLDRGYDATSLDAVAEAARVSKPTVYSRYGDKRGLFAEVLRREIARWLAPLAEAAEMQLTRSSDISVEQRLIEVGREMLMFTCGPDAVAFSRMMTSQAINFPDIAKLGKEEGWLKAVSTTARFFDKLVAQGAMDVEDTGIAAEVFLDVVVGHTHRMATFGTPLEMKSAEKRMRSAIRLFLAGALGPSSRVQSIPKGTIRRRPSR
- a CDS encoding patatin-like phospholipase family protein — its product is MPFPSFLTGSVRSDGRTGRTGSRLLRSAVLLCSLALAACTSLPRTPYSAAEASGSRVLELDGLRRYTDEPVTKFRFEKDDLSSSRTYLALSGGGADGAYGVGVLNGWTAAGTRPTFSVVSGVSTGGLIAPFAFLGSQYDDTLREVYTSGIASSLLDDPSIIRVLFGSGLFGNKRLRELVARYVGPEILAAVARENAKGRKLLVVTTDLDTQRTVVWDMGKIAAVGSPEALVLFRDVMAASASIPLVFPPILIEAEGQGRRFEEMHVDGGVTAPVLTLPDALLFQGRLPGNSRMNIYILVNKKLERTFELVSNSTLDVASRSLSSITQSQTRSVIFSTYDFAKRNRWGFHLSYIERDYPASRSEGFDTAYMRALYQHGYEKAASGRAWVSTLP
- a CDS encoding BrnA antitoxin family protein, whose product is MADQPRRPRTLNDARTEAEAAFKRTTTKVAEAPPKTPALPGVRELVSLRIDQDVLEYFQEGGPGWQDRINEALRKAAGK
- a CDS encoding PepSY domain-containing protein; translation: MAIILPAPAYAIASPISEPASLGNEAGDGAASDQQAVSRELALFRGSAVSLSQAMAIAEALHAGATTADVSFDGASDAPVYRVKTLHNDRVWHHAIDARTGKIVGGEAALPLKELDAEDRSNLAALRTIRHRLADAIRVAEQAASGKAISGGLIRERGRLNFAIVVMSGSDLKEVILEPPGAAGRR
- the tgt gene encoding tRNA guanosine(34) transglycosylase Tgt — protein: MSLPNHFELLATNGAARSGRLTTPHGVVQTPAFMPVGTAGAMKGMHWREVRDAGADIVLGNTYHLMLRPGAERIAALGGLQTFTGWNGPMLTDSGGFQVMSLSDLRKVSERAVTFRSHIDGAKVELSPERSIEVQRLLGADIAMQMDECVRLPAERADIERAMRLSLRWAERSKRAFETAPDGYMLFGIVQGGDIPEMRHISARGLVEIGFHGYAIGGLAVGEPQAVMLSMIEETAPALPADRPRYLMGVGTPEDLMEAVARGIDMFDCVLPTRNGRHGMAFTRFGQINLRNARHAEDPRPLDEESEWPSARNYSRAYLHHLVRSGETLGAMLLSEINVAYYQHLMRGMREAIANGTFETFQKQTRAGWERGDIVPR
- a CDS encoding caspase family protein; its protein translation is MRYPTLILSVMCMVLTAGTASADKRVAFVVGNGAYKNVAPLPNPSVDAKAIAATLRNVGFEVVEGSNLTRDKMTERLLDFGKKAQGADVALFFYAGHGIAISGTNYLLPIDADIKSEMDVKLGAAINIDLTLEQTMGDAKVKLVFLDACRDNPFAAKIKSNSATRSVNVQTGLAEMKSGEGTLIAFATGPGQTALDGQEGSNSPFTRALLANLTQPGAEIQQAMTKVRAQVNEETNKGQLPWGHTNLIGSVYLNGAPAPGAVAAATPAAGPSKASDVELEFWRSIKDSNKPEELNAYLSNYPNGQFRSLALSRIASLESGPKPDATRNLTTGVDPATFKEEADQTTEDQIGLDKGQRRDVQRRLTGLGFDIKATGQFDQATRGVITRWQAARGYPKSGYLNRLQHKALLSEIVAAPPTASSDEERPKRRANTGASQQAQPQPQRHYNNSGPDPAGAGRFIGGVMGGMLR
- a CDS encoding aspartate-semialdehyde dehydrogenase: MSHEPVVAIAGVTGAVGAEFIATMNRRGFPVRKLKALASARSAGKTVDFRGERIVIEELTEKSFEGVDIALFSAGSSTSWKFSPAAVRAGAVVIDNSSAFRMDPNVPLVIPEINAGRIREHKGIIAVPNCSAITALVPLWPIHRQNRIKRVILSTYQAASGGGAAVMQELVESTRAHLEGRAFQPKAIPHPYAFNLFSHNTAVDPETGYNDEETKVIKETRKIFEDDKIAIGVTCVRVPVLRAHCEAITFECEKLITEADVRAILANAPGVKIVDDRARNYFPMPIDASGQDDVLVGRIRKDLSDASGHSISMFVSADQLLKGAALNAIQIAELLPQRAMA
- a CDS encoding RidA family protein codes for the protein MRILQPAEWSKPRGFSHGVEVDGPGKWIVLAGQTGGDEKGDYAPDMAAQVGTALKRIIKLLGEAGAGPEHIVRLTWYLTSRSEYEAAGAGIGAAWKETLGRNFPPSTLLYIDGLVDVRAKVEIEVTAYVPKA
- the cysK gene encoding cysteine synthase A; the encoded protein is MDASSAASAVQRPGRGRVFDSIVDAIGDTPIVRLRKLPEAHGVSATILAKLEYFNPAASVKDRIGAAMVIAMEKAGVINADTVLIEPTSGNTGIALAFVAASRGYRLKLVMPESMSIERRKMLAFLGAEIILTPAAQGMKGSIATAEELVRTTPNAVMPQQFKNLANPEIHRRTTAEEIWNDTGGNIDFFVAGVGTGGTITGVGQVLKPRKPSLQIVAVEPEESPVLGGGQHTPHKIQGIGAGFIPDILDRSVIDEIVRVNGPTAIETSRALARMEGIPGGISSGAAIAAALEIGKRPGSAGKTILAIVPSFAERYLSTALFEGI